A region of Chloroflexota bacterium DNA encodes the following proteins:
- the nuoK gene encoding NADH-quinone oxidoreductase subunit NuoK — translation MTVNHFIILSAILFSLGAVGVLVRRNPLIMFMSIELMLNAANLAFVAFSRYLQNLDGQVFVFLVLTVAAAEVAVGLAIIVALFRSRANVDVDQVNELKG, via the coding sequence ATGACAGTCAATCATTTCATCATTCTTAGCGCGATTTTGTTTTCGCTCGGCGCGGTCGGCGTGCTCGTGCGCCGCAATCCGCTCATCATGTTTATGAGTATCGAGTTGATGCTCAACGCGGCGAATCTCGCGTTCGTCGCGTTCTCGCGCTATTTGCAAAACCTCGACGGTCAGGTGTTCGTGTTTCTCGTCCTGACCGTTGCCGCCGCCGAAGTCGCGGTAGGGCTTGCGATCATCGTCGCGTTGTTCCGCTCGCGCGCCAACGTGGACGTCGACCAGGTCAACGAGCTAAAGGGCTAG